Proteins from a genomic interval of Lolium perenne isolate Kyuss_39 chromosome 1, Kyuss_2.0, whole genome shotgun sequence:
- the LOC127325757 gene encoding uncharacterized protein, whose product MSASASVKKAEKTDAKPAVPEEYVTLVVTDQDGRRLTRTMRRSDQLQVLMDFYYSMVPTVKQGEGVFNYRGPEISRAGSKTPADFQMKDGDEIRFFPEIELVTPVLRDFTGRSFTRTMRTTDQLQVLMDFYHDMVPSAGVVPGVFLYCGEGVTGEQTPVGIGMKDWDRIYVVPTVRGEVGRENKSDDDYITLTVREAGYEHQAMVHLTLRQTEKVRVLMRFYYDIMPAACQVGGVFFFDGTRLSGEVTPSQIGMEDGDEVDHFATQFGVF is encoded by the coding sequence ATGTCGGCGTCGGCGTCTGTGAAGAAGGCGGAGAAGACCGACGCGAAGCCGGCGGTACCCGAGGAGTACGTTACTCTCGTTGTGACGGACCAAGACGGGCGCAGGCTCACCCGCACCATGCGGAGGAGCGACCAACTGCAGGTCCTCATGGACTTCTACTATTCCATGGTGCCCACCGTCAAGCAGGGCGAAGGGGTTTTCAACTACCGCGGGCCGGAGATCAGCCGTGCCGGCTCGAAAACGCCGGCGGACTTCCAGATGAAGGACGGCGACGAGATCCGCTTCTTCCCAGAGATCGAGCTCGTCACCCCCGTGCTGCGGGACTTCACAGGACGCAGCTTCACCCGCACCATGCGGACCACCGACCAGCTTCAGGTCCTGATGGATTTCTACCACGACATGGTTCCCTCCGCCGGCGTGGTGCCTGGAGTCTTCCTGTACTGTGGCGAGGGTGTGACGGGCGAGCAAACGCCGGTGGGCATCGGGATGAAGGATTGGGACAGGATCTACGTCGTTCCGACGGTGCGTGGCGAGGTGGGCCGAGAGAACAAGTCCGACGACGACTATATCACGCTCACGGTGCGGGAAGCCGGCTACGAACACCAGGCCATGGTCCACCTCACCTTGCGGCAGACTGAAAAGGTGAGGGTCTTGATGCGTTTCTACTATGACATCATGCCGGCTGCTTGCCAGGTCGGTGGAGTTTTCTTTTTCGACGGTACCCGCCTGAGTGGCGAGGTGACACCGTCGCAAATCGGAATGGAAGACGGCGACGAGGTGGATCATTTTGCTACGCAGTTCGGCGTATTTTAG